The genomic interval TGAGGTCCACGGTGAATGCGGCCTCAATGGAGTTCTCAAACAGACCCCTCCATTTCTCCTCGCTTTCCCTGAGCGCCTTTTCGCTCTCTCCCTTTTCAACCGCCCTCTGGATGATCAAAAGAAGCTTCTCCATATCGTAGGGTTTATCCATATAATTGAATGCGCCCAGATTAACCGCCTCAACAGCCGTCTCCCGGGAGGAATAACCGGTAAGTATTATGCACTCCGTTTCGGGAGACAACTTCTTTATACCCTTCATCACCTCGATGCCGGAGATGTCGGTCAGCTTGAGATCGATCAGTGCCACGGAAGGGGCTTCACTCTCGGCCTTGTTCAAGGCCGTTTTGCCGTTTGCAACATCTATGGTTGTATATCCCTTGACCTTGAGGATGTCGGACAGGGTCTTTCTGAGCTTCGGGTCGTCATCCACGATAAGGATTTTTACCGTCTTTTCCATAACACTTACCTTTTCTTGCTATAAAACCTTCCCAGAACGGCGGCCAGCCCGCTGCGCCTGACTTCGTTTAAGACATTGAGAAGATCGTCTATCTCAAAGGGCTTATATAGGTAGGCAAAGGCGCTCATCTTTAAACCGCTTTCTATCGATTCCAACATCTCCTCCCTGTAGCCGGTTACCAGGATAACCGGAATGTCGGGAAATTTTGTCTTTATCTCCCTTAAGACGTCAAGGCCGGTGACACCTTTCAGCTTCATATCCAAAAGCACCACCTGACCTTCGATTTTTGACTCTTCGATAAAGGAGGCGGGATCTGTAAATTTCCTCACCGTAAAACCCTTTTTCCGCAATATATCGCCAAGGGTTTTGCAAAACTTGGGGTCGTCGTCGATGATAACAATCGATTGCTTCTTGCGCAGCGCCGAGAAAAACCCAAGGAGGTTATCCAAGTCCAGCGGCTTGACTAGGGCGGCTATCGCCCCCTCTTCGAGTCCCTCCTCGACCAGTCTGTCGGTGGAGTATGCGGTCATCATGACCATCGGTATTTCCGGCTGAAAATTCTTAATTGCCTTGAAGAGCTCGACGCCGCTCATCCCGGGCATCTTTATGTCGGTCAGTATACAATCAAAGCGAGTATTCCTCGCCTTTTCAACGGCTTCAAGGCCGGAATAAGCGGAATCGGCATCAAATCCCTTGACCTTCAGAATATCGGTAAGAGTCTTCACCATCCTGCGGTCGTCGTCTACTATCAGGACATTCAATTTTTCGCTCACTATTCACCTTACCTTATAGGCAGACCTATCGTAAAAGTGCTTCCACCTCCCTCTTCACTCTTTACCTTTATGTCTCCTTCATTGGCCTCCATCAGGCTCTTCGATACGGAAAGCCCCAACCCGATGCCCCTTGCCCTGGTCGTGAAGAGGGGCTCGAAGAGCTTTTTTATATTCTCCTTCGATATGCCGAGACCGGTGTCCGTAACCGACAGATTGACCTTTTTCTTAACCGCCTTCGCCTCTATTTTCAGCTCCCCTCCCTCCGGCATGGCCTGATAGGCGTTGGTAATCAGATTATCAAGCACCTGGCCGATCTGCCGGGAATCAACGAATACGGGGGGAATATCTTTGTTTATATCCGTTGTCACAATAACTCCATCGGGTGGAGAGTGCCTTAAAAGGGCATTATTTACCATTTCGGATACATCCGTATTCTCCCTCTCGGGAGATTTGGTTCGGGAGAAGTCCAACAGGTCGGATATTATCCTTTCGGAATTTTTCACCTCCAACAAGATAATGTCGAGGTACTCCTTTGTGTTCTCATCCGTATTGTTGAGGACAGTTTGTAAATAATAGACCGCATTGGATATAACTCCAAGGGGATTTCTCAGCTCGTGGCTCACGCTTCCCGACAGCTGCCCCAGAAAGGCCAGCTTTTCTCTTCTTACCAATTGCTCCTGGGTGTCCTTCAGCTCCTTGGTGCGCTCCTCCACCATTTCTTCCAGTCTCTCGGAGTAATCCTTTAGTTTATTCTCTGCGAGCTTTCGCTCCGTGATATCGTCATAGACAGCTACTATTTCACCAGTGGGCAATTTATACACCCAGTTTTCTCTCCAACCTCCCGGCTCACGTTCGTCTTTATAAAGCGCTGAAGGAAAAAACTCTTCCTTTCCGGTTCTCCATACTCTCTGTAATACCTCAAACAATCCAAATTCTTTAACTCCTGGGAATACCTGGGTTAGACGCTTTTCTATAAGATCCTTTCTATCCAAACGGTCTATCCTCTCTCCCGCCTTGTTAAAACCTTTAAAAATGAAATCGCCTCCATTGTCTACGGCTTCGTATACCGCAACACCGCTATTGATCCTTTCAAACAACTCCCTATATCGCTCTTCACTTTCTATAAGTGCCTTCTCAATCTGCTTCCGCTCCGCAATCTCTCTTACCAGCTCATTACGGGAAACTGTAATCTCCTTCAGATTCATGGTCATCTTGTCAAAAGACCTTGAAAGCTCGCCGATCTCATCCTTTGCAAGGGTGCCGACCCTGTAATCGAGATTTCCGGAACCGACCATCTCCGTACTCTTCACAAGTTTGTATATCGGACGGGTAATGGTGCGTGAAAACAGTATCGACAGCACGATCACAATCAATAAAATATCAAGGCCGATGCCAAGCAGAGTAAATCCCAAATTGTTGATGGAGTCAAAGGCCTCCGATTGGTCCTGCTTGGCTATCAACGCCAGCCTTAGATCCCCAAGCCATCTGTAGGCGCCAATAACGGGTTCTTCACGGTAGTCCATAAAAAGGCCGACTCCGTTTTTGCCCTCAAGCGCCCACTTCGCTCCTTGGCCGAATATCCACTTTTTAAATGCGCCTTCCGGCTCAAAAACGGTATTGGTAATCAGCAGATTAGAGCTGTTTACGAGAAATGTCTCTCCGGTATCACCCAGGCCGCTTCGCTCCAGCATGATCTCGCTCAGATACTCCAAATTTGCGTGATAAACCAATACACCCAAGAGCTTTCCATTATTGTCCTTTACGGGAGCGGAAATAACCATCGTCGGCTTCCCGAGAGTCAGGCTGAAATATATATCCGACACATAAGTCCCTTCTCTCCCCTTTATGAAATACTGCTCGTTTTCCTTGAACTGCTCCTCCCAAAAAGCGTCCGACGAGGCCATTATCTTCCCACTTTTGCCGTCCAGGAAGAGTATTGACGAAAAGTGTCCAATATCTTTTATTCTCCTGAACTCCGAGACGAGAGAATCGCGGCCCCTCAGGTATTCAGGGCTGCCAACGGTATTGACCTTCATCGAGTTGGCATCGTATATGGTCTCCCTGTTCTCCGCCAACCAGATCACGGTATGTTTCAGATGGTCCATCCAGTTTCGTATCTCCTGCTCTTTTAAGATAGCCACGCTCTCAAGTTGAGATTTCACTTGTTCTATTATGCTTTGGCGGCCTGCTTTATAGGCCATGTACCCTGTAATTGAAAGCGGCAAAATGGTTATCAACAGAAAATATGAGAGCAATTTTATCGTTAGACTTATCTTGAACAATTTCATGGTCTTACCCGCTATTCCATCGTGCCATATATTTCATTCAAAAACAGCACGTTAAACGCCTTGTCGATATCGATCGTGTCCTTCCCCAACAAGATATCCTGCATCACCACCCATACATCTTTATTCATCCAGCCGATCTCCTCTTTGCCGGTATGGATCAGGGGCATCTGCACCTGCATCATCCTCAACTGGCGGAACCTGCTCAATTTAACGTTGTACTCCACAGTCATATCTACCGCCTCCTCGGGATTTTCTATGGCATATCGCCAACCCCTCAACGTGGCCCTCAAAAACCTCAAAACCAAATCCGGATTTTCCTTGATTATTCTCTCCGTTGTGACAATCGTATCCCCGTAAAGCCGAATGCCGTAATTTTCTACCCATATAAAATTAGTCTCATACCCCTCCTCCTCAAAGGCAAGGGCCAGCCCCGTGCGGTACATCATATGGGCGTCTATAAGGCCGGTGGTCAGCGGTTTCGTATTCCTCTCAAAAGGGACGATTGTTATTGAGCTCCTGTCTATGCCCAGCTTCCTGATCAGGGCATTGTGCTGGACCAATGCATCGGGTGGAACCATTAATTTTTTCCCCACGAAATCCTGCGGATTGACGATCCCCGAATCCTTCATGGTTACGTAGACCCTCGGATTCCTCTGGAAGAGAACGGCGACGGCAACTACTGGCTTTCCCATTGATCTGGTCTGAAGAAAAAAATCGCCGCCGACCACCGCAAAATCGGTTTTACCGGTTATAAGGTCTGAAATCACGCTATCTGGAGACGTAGTAGGATCACAGGAATTTAAGGTAACACTGATATTCTCCTCCGAATAAAATCCCTTTCTTTCTGCTACATAGAAACCCGCAAACTGGGCCTGGTGTATCCATTTCAACTGAACGGTTACCTCATCCGGCGGTCCCTTTATCCTTCCCGAGCGGCATGAGAATAAAAACAGCATCAAGGTCAGAAATGCCGAAATCTTAAATACCGTTGTCCTCATGTCCCCATACCCCATAACCAAGGGCGTCATTTTCAATGACTTGCCGCAAAGGTAGAAAAAGGATGGATGTCAAATCGTCCCCTTGTTATTTTGTGGATTCACGCAATACAGGCTTATCCGCAATACCCATAACCGATA from Candidatus Zymogenus saltonus carries:
- a CDS encoding response regulator, which encodes MSEKLNVLIVDDDRRMVKTLTDILKVKGFDADSAYSGLEAVEKARNTRFDCILTDIKMPGMSGVELFKAIKNFQPEIPMVMMTAYSTDRLVEEGLEEGAIAALVKPLDLDNLLGFFSALRKKQSIVIIDDDPKFCKTLGDILRKKGFTVRKFTDPASFIEESKIEGQVVLLDMKLKGVTGLDVLREIKTKFPDIPVILVTGYREEMLESIESGLKMSAFAYLYKPFEIDDLLNVLNEVRRSGLAAVLGRFYSKKR
- a CDS encoding HAMP domain-containing protein, whose translation is MKSQLESVAILKEQEIRNWMDHLKHTVIWLAENRETIYDANSMKVNTVGSPEYLRGRDSLVSEFRRIKDIGHFSSILFLDGKSGKIMASSDAFWEEQFKENEQYFIKGREGTYVSDIYFSLTLGKPTMVISAPVKDNNGKLLGVLVYHANLEYLSEIMLERSGLGDTGETFLVNSSNLLITNTVFEPEGAFKKWIFGQGAKWALEGKNGVGLFMDYREEPVIGAYRWLGDLRLALIAKQDQSEAFDSINNLGFTLLGIGLDILLIVIVLSILFSRTITRPIYKLVKSTEMVGSGNLDYRVGTLAKDEIGELSRSFDKMTMNLKEITVSRNELVREIAERKQIEKALIESEERYRELFERINSGVAVYEAVDNGGDFIFKGFNKAGERIDRLDRKDLIEKRLTQVFPGVKEFGLFEVLQRVWRTGKEEFFPSALYKDEREPGGWRENWVYKLPTGEIVAVYDDITERKLAENKLKDYSERLEEMVEERTKELKDTQEQLVRREKLAFLGQLSGSVSHELRNPLGVISNAVYYLQTVLNNTDENTKEYLDIILLEVKNSERIISDLLDFSRTKSPERENTDVSEMVNNALLRHSPPDGVIVTTDINKDIPPVFVDSRQIGQVLDNLITNAYQAMPEGGELKIEAKAVKKKVNLSVTDTGLGISKENIKKLFEPLFTTRARGIGLGLSVSKSLMEANEGDIKVKSEEGGGSTFTIGLPIR
- a CDS encoding ABC transporter substrate-binding protein, with protein sequence MRTTVFKISAFLTLMLFLFSCRSGRIKGPPDEVTVQLKWIHQAQFAGFYVAERKGFYSEENISVTLNSCDPTTSPDSVISDLITGKTDFAVVGGDFFLQTRSMGKPVVAVAVLFQRNPRVYVTMKDSGIVNPQDFVGKKLMVPPDALVQHNALIRKLGIDRSSITIVPFERNTKPLTTGLIDAHMMYRTGLALAFEEEGYETNFIWVENYGIRLYGDTIVTTERIIKENPDLVLRFLRATLRGWRYAIENPEEAVDMTVEYNVKLSRFRQLRMMQVQMPLIHTGKEEIGWMNKDVWVVMQDILLGKDTIDIDKAFNVLFLNEIYGTME